From Salinibacter grassmerensis, the proteins below share one genomic window:
- a CDS encoding uS10/mL48 family ribosomal protein — MPNSSPPPSRDVPSSADAEGLSYLKTCSRCGQLVRMARSDDGTWRSLEPGAEEGSSERPHECGSVPKITQNWSLQDLNHSLTCRLDCWWCSEEVYLHTDGSGAFTLFEDLSWPWPTHDCWHQQHDERDRALLKLESDLRAGGYQGQGRLINLAPSSIPDSIPPKGRKNPPVLQIRLSSTDHQMVDRAVRQITQFVSDRQPRPPVAVPLPVGKKTSVDERQGETNGQSSSDEPFTQHIHHRAIEMWEAGPKLVAQLGQVQLPEAVDVTVRQAKS; from the coding sequence ATGCCCAATTCTTCCCCGCCCCCTTCCCGAGACGTCCCCAGTTCCGCCGATGCGGAAGGGCTGTCGTACCTCAAGACGTGTAGCCGGTGTGGACAACTGGTCCGGATGGCCCGCTCCGACGATGGGACCTGGCGCTCTCTGGAGCCGGGAGCAGAGGAGGGTTCTTCCGAGCGCCCACACGAGTGCGGGTCCGTCCCCAAGATCACTCAGAACTGGAGCCTCCAGGACCTGAACCACTCCCTTACCTGCAGGCTCGACTGCTGGTGGTGTTCGGAGGAGGTGTACCTGCACACCGACGGCAGCGGCGCCTTCACACTCTTTGAGGACCTGAGCTGGCCGTGGCCGACCCATGACTGCTGGCACCAGCAGCACGACGAGCGAGACCGGGCCCTCCTAAAGCTCGAGAGCGATCTTCGAGCCGGCGGATACCAGGGGCAGGGCCGCCTGATCAACCTCGCGCCCTCCTCAATTCCGGACTCGATTCCCCCAAAGGGACGAAAGAACCCACCGGTGCTCCAAATACGTCTTTCGAGCACGGATCACCAGATGGTAGACCGGGCCGTCCGTCAGATTACCCAGTTCGTGTCCGACCGTCAGCCCCGACCGCCGGTCGCGGTGCCCCTCCCGGTCGGCAAGAAAACCTCCGTGGACGAACGCCAAGGGGAGACGAATGGACAGTCGAGCAGCGATGAGCCCTTCACTCAGCACATTCACCACCGGGCAATTGAGATGTGGGAGGCGGGCCCCAAGCTGGTCGCTCAGCTCGGCCAAGTGCAGCTGCCGGAGGCCGTGGATGTCACCGTCCGACAAGCCAAAAGTTGA